One stretch of Nitrospirota bacterium DNA includes these proteins:
- a CDS encoding ketopantoate reductase family protein has protein sequence MKILVAGAGAVGGYFGALLCQSGADITFLVRKTTGDIIREKGLSIESVTGNILVHPNWVIAEQLKGTYDLIILTVKCYDLEELFAQIRPAMASHTLMMTLQNGIDTEERAVSLFGRERVIGGVAFITAKLIEKGRIGHYKRGIITIGELNGEKSERLINIHQILTDAKISAFMTSEIMKKKWEKLCWNATFNPLSVILNAPVSEILESSGALSVIRQVIQEIIAVARENGVALRETIAEETIQNSFELKEYFTSMYEDWKSGKPTENRYLNGMLCQKGASAQIATPMNYILFQAVEALSKTRQIISF, from the coding sequence ATGAAAATCCTGGTCGCGGGAGCCGGAGCGGTTGGAGGCTATTTCGGTGCGCTCCTTTGTCAGAGCGGCGCTGACATCACTTTTTTGGTTCGAAAAACGACCGGCGACATCATTCGAGAAAAGGGCTTATCCATCGAAAGCGTCACAGGAAATATATTGGTTCATCCCAATTGGGTCATCGCCGAACAGTTAAAGGGTACCTATGACCTGATTATACTGACCGTAAAGTGCTACGACCTTGAAGAACTGTTTGCCCAGATTCGACCTGCGATGGCTTCCCATACGCTTATGATGACCCTGCAAAATGGCATTGATACCGAAGAAAGGGCGGTCTCTCTTTTCGGAAGGGAAAGGGTCATAGGAGGCGTCGCTTTTATAACAGCCAAACTCATTGAAAAAGGAAGAATCGGTCATTATAAACGGGGAATCATTACGATCGGTGAACTCAACGGTGAAAAGAGCGAACGATTAATCAATATTCATCAGATTCTGACCGATGCCAAAATTTCGGCGTTTATGACCAGCGAAATTATGAAAAAGAAATGGGAGAAGCTCTGCTGGAATGCGACATTTAATCCGCTTTCTGTCATATTAAACGCGCCCGTGTCAGAGATTCTTGAATCTTCCGGCGCGCTTTCCGTTATTCGACAGGTCATTCAAGAAATTATTGCGGTGGCCCGGGAAAATGGCGTTGCCTTGAGAGAAACGATCGCCGAAGAGACGATTCAAAATAGTTTTGAGTTAAAAGAGTATTTTACTTCGATGTATGAAGATTGGAAGAGTGGAAAACCGACCGAAAATCGATATTTGAATGGCATGCTCTGTCAAAAGGGAGCCTCCGCCCAAATCGCCACCCCGATGAACT
- a CDS encoding squalene/phytoene synthase family protein — protein sequence MNYSEPFSKIAQTLKFFARSFYLSLILFPNPVKKQISIAYLFCKIADTIVDQKQTEKWDREKLLKEFEGLVHGSVSIAEFMKKVEVLPVPDYFYALISALPPAILLFHNFTLEDQNLILELFEQVMNGMKRDLKGGALENEEELDRYCYHVAGSAGKFLTELSYRYRYILQDHDEMIFLGEQLGKGLQLTNIIRDQNEDRTMNRIYLPSGARFASDLFIFRKTLSYFNDGLKFVTRLPRSSWRIRLASLWPLLFALKTLSKCRKLSSIPSGNSKIKIGRLELYRTMLISSILIFSNYGIAEYFNFMKVRCSALEKGA from the coding sequence ATGAATTATTCCGAACCCTTCTCCAAGATTGCCCAGACGTTGAAGTTTTTCGCCCGCTCATTCTATCTCAGTCTCATCCTGTTTCCCAATCCTGTAAAAAAGCAGATTTCCATTGCTTATTTGTTTTGCAAAATAGCGGACACCATCGTCGATCAGAAGCAAACGGAAAAATGGGATCGCGAAAAGCTTCTCAAGGAATTTGAAGGCCTCGTGCATGGCAGCGTTTCGATCGCTGAATTTATGAAAAAGGTAGAGGTTCTGCCTGTTCCGGATTATTTCTACGCCCTCATTTCGGCATTGCCCCCTGCGATCCTTCTCTTTCACAACTTTACATTAGAGGACCAGAATCTGATTCTGGAATTATTTGAACAGGTCATGAACGGGATGAAACGGGATTTGAAAGGAGGCGCTCTGGAAAACGAAGAAGAATTGGATCGATATTGTTATCATGTGGCAGGATCGGCGGGTAAATTTCTGACCGAGCTCTCTTATCGATACCGATATATTTTGCAAGATCACGACGAAATGATCTTTTTGGGAGAGCAATTGGGCAAAGGATTACAATTGACCAATATCATCAGAGACCAGAATGAGGACCGGACCATGAATAGAATTTATCTCCCTTCAGGCGCACGTTTTGCGTCCGATTTATTTATTTTTCGAAAGACGCTTTCTTATTTTAATGACGGATTGAAATTCGTGACCAGACTGCCCAGAAGCTCCTGGAGAATTCGACTGGCATCTCTCTGGCCGCTCCTTTTTGCTTTGAAAACTCTATCGAAATGCAGAAAATTGTCTTCCATACCTTCAGGAAACTCAAAAATAAAAATAGGCCGTCTCGAACTGTACCGGACCATGCTGATCTCATCCATACTCATATTTTCCAATTACGGAATTGCCGAATATTTCAATTTCATGAAAGTCAGGTGCTCCGCGTTAGAGAAAGGGGCCTAA
- a CDS encoding PHP domain-containing protein produces the protein MNLKRKIVAGLIVLSVLFVTRVHFLVPDLSLSKPQKVQKGYYDYQGVIHFHTSYSGDATGTFEEIAKVANRQNVDFMISTDHDTLQPLDDQKEGWYQNTLFLTGEELNVKEGYLLALDIQRHINVSGQEIEKVFENGAAQGGIFFLAHPNHPQWQWKSDREEGCSGQEVLDFADQWYTVEPMARLTGLIYYPINPGAGLLQLYHDPVETLKGWDSRISKKNFVGIFAPDFHQSVKILKGFKIPFPAVDKILPLAHDHILLHSPWTGNLKQDKRDLYAAIRHGHLFFSMDILGNATGFLFSARQEDQVVWMGDQLPAGVKTFFSVELPESAASRKTRIRVIHDGKPIFVTEDKAFHFQSASTGAYRIEVETLMPTFWGNEKSVVWIYSNPIYLRQ, from the coding sequence ATGAACCTTAAACGAAAAATAGTGGCCGGTCTTATCGTTCTCTCCGTCCTCTTTGTAACAAGAGTACATTTTCTTGTGCCGGATCTTTCCCTTTCCAAACCTCAAAAAGTCCAGAAAGGGTATTATGATTATCAGGGGGTCATTCACTTTCACACATCCTATTCCGGTGATGCGACGGGCACATTTGAAGAAATAGCAAAAGTAGCCAATCGCCAAAATGTCGATTTCATGATATCCACCGATCATGATACGCTGCAGCCGCTTGATGACCAAAAGGAAGGCTGGTATCAAAACACATTGTTTCTAACGGGCGAAGAGCTCAATGTAAAAGAAGGTTATCTTCTGGCACTTGACATTCAGCGTCATATTAACGTTTCCGGACAGGAGATTGAGAAAGTCTTTGAAAACGGAGCCGCCCAGGGAGGTATTTTCTTTCTGGCACACCCGAACCATCCGCAATGGCAATGGAAGTCTGATCGGGAGGAAGGTTGTTCGGGTCAGGAAGTGCTAGATTTTGCGGATCAATGGTATACCGTTGAACCTATGGCACGATTGACAGGACTTATCTATTATCCAATCAATCCCGGTGCCGGACTCTTGCAACTTTATCACGATCCGGTCGAGACATTAAAAGGTTGGGATTCAAGAATTTCGAAAAAGAATTTTGTTGGGATATTTGCACCCGATTTTCATCAATCAGTGAAAATTTTAAAAGGATTTAAAATTCCCTTTCCAGCAGTCGATAAAATCCTTCCGCTCGCTCACGATCATATCCTCCTCCATTCTCCATGGACCGGGAATCTGAAACAAGACAAGCGAGATCTTTATGCCGCAATTCGACATGGACATTTATTCTTTTCAATGGATATTCTCGGGAATGCCACGGGCTTTCTATTTTCTGCCAGGCAGGAAGATCAGGTGGTCTGGATGGGAGATCAACTTCCAGCAGGAGTGAAGACCTTTTTTTCAGTTGAGCTTCCTGAAAGCGCCGCAAGCAGAAAAACAAGGATTCGCGTCATCCACGATGGAAAACCTATTTTCGTAACCGAGGACAAAGCGTTTCACTTTCAATCCGCTAGCACGGGTGCTTATCGAATCGAAGTGGAAACCCTCATGCCGACCTTCTGGGGGAACGAGAAAAGCGTAGTATGGATTTACTCGAACCCGATCTATTTGAGACAATAG
- a CDS encoding glycosyltransferase family 39 protein, giving the protein MIASAFLFLFVLLTSFRFYFAAHFNLTPDESYYWYWSEHLQLSYYDHPPMVAWLMRLSTSLFGQGEWAVRLPALLMGIGDTWMIYDLAKRTFKSPGAGLVSAMILNSIMIFSVGMVIFTPDTPQLFFWIAATAFAYRATVENRSQYWFLTGIAFGLGLLSKYTMILFLPALLLFLLFNAPFRSHLASWKSWLSLLIAFLIFSPVMIWNYQNQWISFLFQFHHGTLSRESTGLRYLFEFLGSQAGIFSPLLFMAFFWAWVKAYRIGRVPHLWQFSFLFWMVFPLFVFFIYKSLHSKIEANWPVFCQTGSIVLLGGFFYQKLRDRKDSFLMKSFIYISVGLAFLMMLTVHLQAMTKFIPLKVERDRTNDLIGWSEMKAIYSKFPEFAEDPVITTNHTMVGEVSYYLKNKRVFQWGSPFRITDLSRIEPIELNQINEFLLVTFDRDQFPLETLSLFERIAPVMEIPVFVKRGNSSILIRTYHFFRGEHFKGFVSPISLERIP; this is encoded by the coding sequence ATGATTGCATCTGCGTTTCTATTCCTATTTGTACTGTTAACTTCTTTCAGATTCTATTTTGCCGCTCATTTTAACCTGACACCCGATGAGTCGTACTACTGGTACTGGTCTGAACATTTGCAACTCAGTTATTACGATCATCCTCCGATGGTGGCCTGGCTCATGAGGCTTTCGACTTCTCTTTTTGGACAAGGCGAGTGGGCCGTTCGTCTTCCTGCACTCCTGATGGGTATCGGAGATACATGGATGATCTATGACCTTGCCAAAAGAACATTCAAGAGCCCTGGCGCAGGTCTGGTCAGTGCAATGATCCTGAACTCAATCATGATTTTTTCAGTAGGAATGGTGATTTTTACGCCGGACACGCCGCAGCTCTTTTTCTGGATTGCGGCCACCGCCTTTGCCTATCGGGCAACCGTCGAGAACAGGAGTCAGTATTGGTTTTTAACCGGAATTGCCTTTGGACTGGGGCTTCTAAGTAAATACACCATGATCCTGTTTTTGCCGGCGCTTCTCCTGTTTCTTTTATTTAATGCGCCATTTAGAAGTCATCTGGCTTCCTGGAAGTCCTGGCTGTCTCTTCTGATCGCATTTCTCATTTTCTCTCCCGTCATGATCTGGAACTATCAAAATCAGTGGATATCCTTTCTTTTCCAATTTCATCATGGCACATTATCAAGAGAGTCCACGGGATTAAGATATCTTTTTGAGTTTCTGGGGAGTCAGGCTGGAATTTTTTCCCCACTTCTCTTTATGGCATTCTTCTGGGCATGGGTAAAAGCCTATCGGATCGGAAGAGTCCCGCACCTTTGGCAATTTTCCTTTCTATTTTGGATGGTTTTCCCTCTATTTGTATTTTTCATTTATAAAAGCCTTCATTCCAAAATTGAAGCGAACTGGCCCGTCTTCTGCCAGACAGGATCCATTGTTCTCCTGGGAGGTTTTTTTTACCAGAAATTAAGAGACCGAAAGGATTCGTTTTTGATGAAGTCTTTCATTTATATTTCTGTCGGACTCGCTTTTCTCATGATGCTCACTGTTCACTTGCAGGCGATGACAAAATTTATTCCGCTGAAAGTCGAACGGGACAGGACAAATGATTTGATCGGCTGGAGCGAAATGAAAGCGATTTATTCCAAATTTCCTGAATTCGCAGAGGACCCGGTGATCACGACAAATCACACCATGGTCGGAGAAGTCTCCTATTACCTGAAGAATAAAAGAGTCTTTCAATGGGGTTCTCCTTTCCGCATTACGGATTTATCCCGAATCGAGCCGATTGAGTTAAATCAAATTAATGAGTTTCTCCTCGTGACTTTTGATCGTGATCAGTTTCCCCTGGAGACACTGTCGCTATTTGAAAGAATAGCTCCCGTTATGGAGATTCCCGTCTTTGTTAAGCGGGGGAATTCCTCCATCCTGATCAGGACGTATCATTTTTTTAGAGGTGAACATTTCAAAGGATTTGTTTCGCCCATATCTCTGGAACGGATACCATGA
- a CDS encoding polyprenol monophosphomannose synthase — MSGPDIIPLMVMIPTYNESKNIVPLIARIHEVSPESHIVVVDDDSPDGTWKLVENLKAKDPRIHLLHRIGRKGRGSAGAEGFIYAMRQKAETILEMDSDFSHNPSFIPQFLKEIQEFDLVIGSRGVQGGGETGRGLTRPLITKAANFYIRLLLGIPVKDCTAGYRLFRRKVLEDIEVETLVSNGPSIVQEILYRAHLRNFSIKEIPILFEERVAGQSTFNFKIILSSFLMILKFRYLYRNYPPPLYDR, encoded by the coding sequence ATGAGTGGACCCGATATCATTCCGCTCATGGTCATGATACCGACTTATAACGAATCGAAAAATATTGTTCCATTAATTGCCCGAATCCATGAAGTATCTCCCGAATCCCACATCGTGGTTGTGGATGACGACTCGCCAGACGGAACCTGGAAACTGGTCGAGAACCTTAAGGCAAAAGATCCCAGAATTCATCTTCTGCATCGAATCGGCAGAAAGGGGCGAGGAAGCGCGGGAGCTGAAGGGTTTATTTATGCCATGCGCCAAAAAGCAGAGACGATACTTGAGATGGACTCTGACTTTTCGCATAACCCATCTTTTATTCCACAATTTCTAAAGGAGATTCAAGAGTTTGATCTGGTCATTGGTTCGAGGGGAGTCCAGGGTGGCGGAGAAACCGGAAGAGGATTGACACGGCCTCTCATTACCAAAGCCGCTAATTTTTATATTCGGCTTCTTTTAGGAATCCCGGTTAAGGATTGTACAGCTGGATACCGGTTATTTAGAAGAAAAGTATTGGAAGATATCGAAGTCGAGACTCTTGTTTCAAACGGCCCTTCAATTGTACAGGAGATTTTATACCGGGCCCACCTCAGAAACTTTTCCATAAAAGAGATCCCCATTCTCTTCGAGGAAAGAGTCGCGGGTCAGTCCACTTTTAACTTTAAGATCATCTTAAGCTCCTTTTTGATGATTCTGAAATTTAGGTACCTTTATCGGAACTATCCCCCGCCTCTTTACGACCGATGA
- a CDS encoding glycosyltransferase family 9 protein — MILNLDCVYYRGDKPCVKKRLCEGCTDYQPMGTRILILKHAAMGDVLRTTPLLHILKREYPHSFITWLTDPPSADLLKYNKLIDRLYIYDSPDLARLSIESFDLLLSLDKEPRTAALAMKINAREKRGIGLSREGNVFPLNSEAEYYFTLGLSDELKFFKNKRSYQDLVCEAVGFKYGQEPYILEIPESARVRAKETYEMLGLRKEVCLIGLNTGAGGIFANKNWTPDYYVELINRLSRQDRVQFILFGGERERELNKFIQSKSNQKVYHPGDFPLLEFCALMERCQMIVTGDTLGMHIAIGLKVKLLVLFGPTCSQEIDLYGLGEKIVTTIGCAPCYKQICPETTTCMDLIALESVIQSMRRILGPSFVESV, encoded by the coding sequence ATGATTTTGAATCTCGATTGCGTCTATTACAGGGGCGATAAACCTTGTGTCAAGAAACGGCTCTGCGAAGGCTGTACCGATTACCAGCCAATGGGCACCCGGATCTTGATTCTGAAACATGCCGCGATGGGAGATGTTTTGAGAACGACCCCGCTCCTTCATATTCTCAAAAGGGAATATCCCCATTCATTTATCACCTGGTTGACGGATCCACCTTCTGCGGATCTTCTAAAATATAATAAGCTGATTGATCGCCTTTATATCTATGATTCTCCCGACCTGGCCCGCCTTTCAATTGAATCGTTTGATCTCCTGCTTTCTTTAGATAAAGAACCCAGAACCGCAGCGTTAGCAATGAAGATAAATGCCCGAGAAAAAAGAGGGATCGGTCTTTCCCGTGAAGGAAATGTCTTCCCCTTAAATTCTGAAGCAGAGTACTATTTCACTCTGGGCCTTTCGGATGAACTCAAATTCTTCAAGAACAAGAGATCCTACCAGGATCTGGTCTGTGAAGCGGTCGGCTTTAAATATGGCCAGGAGCCCTATATTCTTGAAATACCTGAATCTGCAAGAGTCCGTGCCAAAGAGACCTATGAAATGCTCGGATTGCGCAAGGAGGTCTGTTTGATCGGATTGAATACCGGTGCAGGGGGAATCTTTGCGAATAAGAATTGGACACCCGACTATTATGTGGAACTGATTAATCGGTTGAGCCGGCAAGACCGCGTACAGTTTATCCTTTTTGGCGGAGAAAGAGAAAGGGAGTTAAACAAATTTATCCAGTCCAAATCCAATCAGAAGGTATATCATCCCGGAGATTTTCCTCTTCTAGAGTTTTGCGCTCTGATGGAACGCTGCCAAATGATTGTGACCGGAGATACGCTTGGTATGCATATCGCTATCGGACTAAAAGTAAAACTTCTGGTCTTGTTTGGACCCACCTGTTCGCAGGAAATCGATCTCTATGGCCTGGGCGAAAAAATTGTGACGACCATTGGTTGTGCACCCTGTTACAAGCAGATCTGTCCAGAGACAACGACTTGCATGGATTTGATCGCTTTGGAAAGCGTTATTCAATCGATGCGCAGGATCCTGGGTCCTTCTTTTGTCGAGTCTGTATAA
- a CDS encoding glycosyltransferase family 39 protein — translation MILRSFREYTFLVISISALLRLLMIGQVGLGDDEAHYWMWSQHLDWSYFDHPPMVAWIIALFTEIGGHHEFFVRIGAVLLFALASFGAFHLGTAIQDEKTGFMTVLFLNISPVFSFLGSVLMVPDSSLGAAWIFFILFFYRAIQEPDRLRYWLLSGLTLGVALLSKYNAVLLPLSAFLYLLVSPKKRNLLYRKEPYIALALGFLIVMPVIVWNARHDWASFGFQFNHGLGVDPSFSLTLFFQILGAQFAYISPILFVLSFIALFLSGMRGFGNRDEKHLFLFFFGAPTLFLFDMIGSFHRILPHWPALGFVTPFISLAIWMDIRPNLKPWRTPAIVFGLVLTLIIPIQALTGLIPITHFIRSNADPTNDLYGWPEAAREINRLQAEMTSERSSFIYSYKFLIADQIGFYTGQAYGIYCFNEDKTQFDFWDDPDKLKGQNGLFVTDNRYDIDPVEKFGKLFQRIEKESPVRIYRRGELIRTFYFYKSYGFKGLKS, via the coding sequence GTGATATTGAGAAGTTTTCGTGAATACACTTTTCTCGTGATTTCGATCAGCGCTCTGCTGCGACTTCTGATGATCGGACAGGTTGGACTCGGGGATGATGAAGCTCATTACTGGATGTGGAGTCAGCATCTCGACTGGAGCTATTTTGATCATCCTCCAATGGTGGCCTGGATCATTGCTTTATTTACCGAAATCGGCGGCCACCACGAATTTTTCGTTCGAATCGGTGCGGTTCTGTTATTTGCGCTGGCATCGTTCGGTGCATTTCATCTAGGGACCGCAATTCAGGATGAAAAAACAGGATTCATGACCGTTCTCTTTCTCAATATTTCTCCTGTCTTTTCGTTTTTAGGATCGGTATTAATGGTACCCGACAGTTCGCTTGGGGCTGCCTGGATCTTTTTTATTCTTTTTTTTTATCGGGCCATTCAGGAACCCGATCGCCTGCGGTATTGGCTATTGTCCGGCCTGACACTGGGAGTCGCCCTTCTGAGCAAATACAACGCAGTACTTCTCCCGCTCTCAGCATTTCTGTACCTTCTTGTTTCACCGAAAAAGAGAAATCTCTTATACAGGAAAGAGCCCTATATTGCTCTGGCATTGGGATTTCTTATCGTCATGCCAGTTATTGTCTGGAATGCCCGGCATGACTGGGCTTCATTCGGATTCCAGTTCAATCATGGACTCGGCGTGGACCCTTCCTTTTCTTTAACCCTCTTTTTTCAAATTTTGGGAGCTCAATTCGCCTATATTTCACCTATCCTGTTTGTCCTCTCCTTTATTGCCCTCTTTTTAAGCGGCATGCGTGGATTCGGAAACCGGGATGAAAAACATCTCTTTCTTTTCTTTTTCGGAGCACCCACTTTGTTCCTGTTTGACATGATAGGCAGTTTTCATCGCATTTTGCCTCATTGGCCGGCACTTGGTTTTGTGACTCCTTTCATTTCGCTTGCGATCTGGATGGACATACGTCCAAATTTGAAACCTTGGCGGACGCCGGCGATTGTTTTTGGCCTTGTTCTGACTCTCATTATTCCAATACAGGCTCTTACAGGTCTTATTCCCATCACCCATTTTATTCGTTCCAATGCGGATCCGACCAATGACCTTTACGGCTGGCCGGAGGCGGCGAGGGAAATAAATCGTCTTCAGGCAGAGATGACATCAGAGAGATCTTCGTTTATCTATTCCTATAAATTCCTGATTGCCGACCAGATAGGATTCTATACCGGGCAGGCATACGGTATTTATTGTTTCAATGAGGACAAAACACAATTTGATTTTTGGGACGATCCTGATAAACTGAAGGGACAAAATGGGCTTTTTGTCACTGACAATCGGTATGATATCGACCCTGTCGAGAAATTCGGGAAATTGTTTCAGAGAATTGAAAAAGAATCTCCGGTCCGGATATACCGTCGTGGAGAGCTCATCCGAACCTTTTATTTTTATAAGTCGTACGGTTTTAAAGGATTAAAATCATGA
- a CDS encoding phosphatase PAP2 family protein, with protein sequence MEQLLTWDHQLFISVNNGWQNPFLDFIMPAFTRLGEIWLMVLIVIPLLYWHDKKHFYKYLLLFAGGLILTGIVGRFLKILIDRPRPLKEMAALIESHQIYVHVIGRSLRENSFPSGHTYSVFSGATFLSMLFKRWSPLFFSCALITGLSRIYVGAHFPLDVMGGMILGVGVTFVFCLLTDSYCFHLLIKPSASISNKGN encoded by the coding sequence TTGGAGCAACTTCTAACGTGGGATCATCAACTCTTCATTTCTGTTAATAACGGCTGGCAGAATCCATTTCTGGATTTCATCATGCCCGCTTTTACCCGCCTGGGTGAAATCTGGCTGATGGTATTGATCGTCATTCCGCTTCTGTATTGGCACGATAAGAAACATTTTTATAAATACCTTCTCCTTTTCGCTGGAGGACTCATTTTAACGGGAATAGTGGGAAGATTTCTCAAGATTCTGATCGATCGACCCAGGCCTTTGAAGGAGATGGCTGCTTTGATCGAGTCGCATCAGATCTATGTACATGTTATTGGAAGATCGCTCAGGGAGAATTCCTTTCCATCCGGACACACCTATTCCGTTTTTTCAGGGGCCACCTTCCTTTCCATGTTATTTAAGCGCTGGTCTCCGCTCTTCTTCTCGTGTGCTTTGATAACGGGACTATCGCGAATCTATGTCGGCGCTCACTTTCCTCTCGATGTCATGGGTGGAATGATCCTGGGGGTCGGCGTTACATTCGTATTTTGTCTCCTGACTGACAGCTATTGTTTTCATCTTCTCATCAAACCTTCCGCTTCTATTTCAAATAAAGGGAATTAA
- the purD gene encoding phosphoribosylamine--glycine ligase — MKILVIGSGGREHAMVWKLSQSPARPKIYAIPGNPGIGKLAETVQLKVDDIQGILEFALNEKIDLTLVGPELPLSLGICDQFRKNGLKIVGPTQRASRIESSKAYSKEIMFKYQIPTATAEIFTSAKKAREFILKTPKPLVIKADGLAAGKGVVIAESDEVAISTIESFMEKRSLGDAGSSVLIEEFLEGEEISFLVITDGKHVLPLAEAQDHKKIFDGDMGPNTGGMGAYSPVPLVTETQKAEILNQIMIPIVRAMELEGAPFTGFLFGGLILTRGGIKVLEFNARLGDPETQVILTRLQSDFVELLQKTADGQLDRFQLKWQDEASVCVVIASAGYPVSSGAKVPITGLETINAKEDHGLVFHAGTEFKNQSVLASGGRVLGVTACGKSIQEARKFAYEAISKIHFDGMQYRKDIGLKAVNR, encoded by the coding sequence ATGAAGATATTGGTCATAGGGAGTGGAGGACGGGAACACGCAATGGTCTGGAAGCTTTCCCAGTCTCCGGCGCGACCAAAAATCTATGCCATTCCGGGCAACCCGGGGATAGGAAAGTTAGCCGAGACGGTTCAATTAAAAGTGGATGATATCCAAGGCATTCTGGAGTTTGCCCTGAATGAAAAGATTGATTTGACCCTCGTTGGGCCGGAACTTCCTCTTTCGCTTGGAATTTGTGATCAATTCAGGAAAAATGGGCTCAAGATTGTGGGGCCAACTCAAAGAGCTTCCCGGATCGAGTCGAGCAAAGCCTATTCGAAAGAGATCATGTTCAAATATCAAATTCCGACAGCGACCGCAGAGATTTTTACCTCTGCGAAAAAAGCCAGGGAATTTATTTTAAAAACTCCAAAACCTCTGGTGATCAAAGCGGATGGTCTGGCAGCAGGAAAAGGGGTTGTCATTGCAGAGTCGGACGAGGTGGCCATTTCTACAATTGAATCATTTATGGAAAAAAGGAGCTTGGGCGATGCCGGAAGTTCCGTTTTAATTGAAGAATTTCTGGAAGGAGAAGAGATCTCTTTTCTGGTCATTACAGACGGAAAACATGTTCTTCCCCTGGCGGAAGCCCAGGATCATAAAAAGATATTTGATGGTGACATGGGACCCAATACAGGTGGTATGGGCGCTTATTCCCCTGTTCCCCTTGTGACTGAAACGCAAAAGGCGGAAATTCTGAATCAGATCATGATTCCCATAGTCCGCGCCATGGAATTGGAAGGGGCCCCGTTCACAGGATTCCTCTTCGGTGGTCTGATTCTAACGCGGGGAGGAATAAAAGTCCTCGAATTTAATGCGCGATTGGGTGATCCTGAAACTCAGGTCATTCTGACCCGTCTTCAGTCTGATTTTGTCGAACTACTTCAAAAGACCGCTGATGGTCAGTTGGATCGATTTCAGCTTAAGTGGCAAGACGAGGCCTCAGTCTGCGTCGTTATCGCCTCAGCAGGGTATCCCGTATCTTCCGGCGCCAAAGTTCCCATTACAGGTTTAGAGACCATTAACGCCAAGGAAGATCATGGTCTCGTCTTTCATGCCGGTACCGAATTCAAAAACCAATCCGTACTGGCTTCCGGCGGGAGAGTGCTTGGAGTTACTGCCTGCGGAAAATCGATTCAGGAAGCGAGAAAATTTGCGTACGAGGCGATTTCCAAAATTCATTTTGACGGTATGCAATATAGAAAAGATATTGGTCTAAAGGCCGTAAATCGGTAA